The segment GGGCTCTGGTCCCTCCGGGGCCTGACCCGGATCTACTTCGGTTCGTCTTCGGACGTCCCGGTCCCCGCCGATTACGCCGGCGGCGGCGAGGACCAGGCCGCCGTCTTCCGCGTGAGTTCCGGTCTCTGGTGGATCCGGGGCGAGACCAAGATCTACCACGGATCGACCGGCGACGTGCCCGTGACCCGCTGACGCGGTCGCCGGATCTATCCGGCGCACGCCTCCCGGGGGCGCGGCGGCTCCGCCGCGCCCCCGGGAGGCAGGACCTTCGAGTCTGCGCTCAAAAAAAATACGGAATTTCTTTCCCCCTGCCTCCCCAAAAATGATAAATTTTCTTAGATGAACTTTTCCCCACGCATTCAACCTTAATCAGGAGAGGTGTAGATGCGCTCATTGCTGCTCGGCGTCGCCCTGATCGGCCTGCTCCTGGCGCTGCCCTTCATGGTGGCCCAGGCGGTGGACCGGGCGGATAAGGATCTGATCCCCTTCGGGGACGACGATACCCTGGAAGAGATCCGCTACAAGATCGAACACAACGGCTACCTCTTTACCGTAGCCGACAACTGGGTCTATTCGATGCCCGCCGAGGAAAAGGCCGCCTTTTTCTCCCGCTATCATCCTCTCCGCCCGATGCCCAAGTCCCAGGACGATCCCGGGCCCCTGCCCAGCGTGATCGGGCGCAAGGCTCTCCCCTCCAGTTTCGACTGGCGCGACGTCAACGGGCACGCCTACATCGGCGACGTTCGCAATCAGGAAAACTGCGGCTCCTGCTACGCCTTCGGGGCCAGTGCTGCGGGCGAGGGTACCTATAATTACGCAATGGGCCTCTACGACGGCAACTGCATCGATCTCTCCGAGAGCTACATCGCCTGGTGCCTGGGCCGGCTGCCTGCCTACAGCAGCGACTTCTTCGGCTGCGACGGGGCCAGCTACGCCTACGAGGAACTTTCCGCCATTTGCGAGGTCGGGATCACGACCGAGGCCAACTTTCCCTACCAGGATTACGATCCCGGCTCCTGTACCCACTGGGGGGATCAGACCATCGCCTTCTCCAACTGGTACCGGGTCGACTGCAACGATGTCACCGCCATCAAGACGGCGATCATGACCTACGGCGTGGTCGACGCCGCAGTCTACGTCGGGACTGCCTTCGACGCTTACGACAGCGGCATCTACGACGACACCAACAACACCTGCGACGGATCGCCCTGCTCCTATACCACGAGCAACCACGCTATCTCCCTGGTCGGCTGGGACGACAACCCCCCGGAGGGAGGTGGGGGCTGCTGGATCCTGCGCAATTCCTGGGGCGACACCTGGGGCGAGGACGGCTACATGCGCCTGCGTTACGACGCCGCCGTGGTCGGTTGCGCCGTCTGCTACCTGGTCTACGACGCCGACACCCACACCGTCTTCGACGAGGGCTTCGACAACTTCGACACCGGCACCCGGCCGACCGGCTGGACCTTCACCGGCTGCGACCAGAACTCCGACACCTACACCACCCCCTCCACCTACTTCGGCACCGCCTCCCCGTCGATCAAGCTCGACGCCACCAGCGACCGGATTACGACCGAGACCTTCACCAACCCGCAGTACCTGACCTTCTGGTACCGCGGGGTGGAAAACGCCAGCCCCTCCGGCTCCCTCCTGGTCGAGGAACTGTACAACGCCTCCTGGCAGACCGTGACCAACATCACGGTCCTGCCCACCGAGGGGACCACCTGCGCGCCCTTCCCGCTCGAGGAAGAAAGCACGCAGCTGCGCTTCACCTTCACCCAGAGCGCGGGGAACCTGGCCTTCGACGACGTCAAGCTGACCGGCTTCCCCACCCCGCCGACCACCCCGACCGCGGCCGTTCCCACCGCCACTCCGCCCCCTACCGCTCCGCCCACGCCCTCCGCGCCCCCGACCGCGCCCCCGACCGCGACGCCGGTCAAGACCGCGACCCCGGTTCCGGGAACCCCGACCCCGGTGGCGACCGCTACCCCGATCCCCGCTTCTCCTACCCCGGTCGACTGTTCCGCCATCGTCGAGGGGTTTGACGGCTTCGACACCGGCACCCGGCCCGCGGGCTGGGAGTTCGTCGGCTGCGACCAGGACTCCGACACCTACACCGACGCCGGCTACTACGGCGCCGCCTCCCCGGCCCTGGCCCTGGACGGCACCGGCGACCGGGTCGTGACCCGGACCTTCGGCGCCGGCTGCGACTACAAGCTCACCTTCTGGCTGCGGGGCGACGGCACCGGGGCCTCCGACTCCCTGCTGGTCGAGGAGTACTACTCCGCGGCCTGGAGCACCGTCGACCTCATCCAGCCCCTCCCGACCTCGGGGACCGTCGAGGGCCCCTACGCGCTCGCTTCCCTCGCTTCCCGGGTCCGGTTCACCTACACCCGGGACCAGGGCGACCTGGCCCTGGACGACGTCTACCTGGGGCTGACCACCACCTCCGCCACCACCACGACCACCACCGCCGCTCCCACGACGACGACCACCACCAC is part of the bacterium genome and harbors:
- a CDS encoding C1 family peptidase, whose product is MRSLLLGVALIGLLLALPFMVAQAVDRADKDLIPFGDDDTLEEIRYKIEHNGYLFTVADNWVYSMPAEEKAAFFSRYHPLRPMPKSQDDPGPLPSVIGRKALPSSFDWRDVNGHAYIGDVRNQENCGSCYAFGASAAGEGTYNYAMGLYDGNCIDLSESYIAWCLGRLPAYSSDFFGCDGASYAYEELSAICEVGITTEANFPYQDYDPGSCTHWGDQTIAFSNWYRVDCNDVTAIKTAIMTYGVVDAAVYVGTAFDAYDSGIYDDTNNTCDGSPCSYTTSNHAISLVGWDDNPPEGGGGCWILRNSWGDTWGEDGYMRLRYDAAVVGCAVCYLVYDADTHTVFDEGFDNFDTGTRPTGWTFTGCDQNSDTYTTPSTYFGTASPSIKLDATSDRITTETFTNPQYLTFWYRGVENASPSGSLLVEELYNASWQTVTNITVLPTEGTTCAPFPLEEESTQLRFTFTQSAGNLAFDDVKLTGFPTPPTTPTAAVPTATPPPTAPPTPSAPPTAPPTATPVKTATPVPGTPTPVATATPIPASPTPVDCSAIVEGFDGFDTGTRPAGWEFVGCDQDSDTYTDAGYYGAASPALALDGTGDRVVTRTFGAGCDYKLTFWLRGDGTGASDSLLVEEYYSAAWSTVDLIQPLPTSGTVEGPYALASLASRVRFTYTRDQGDLALDDVYLGLTTTSATTTTTTAAPTTTTTTTVAPTTTTTTAAPTTTTTTTTTTTTTAAASPTPVPAASATPIPASPTPQPTATAVPATIVHYV